Below is a window of Desulfurococcus amylolyticus Z-533 DNA.
TCCACATAGTGTTTTCCAGTGTGGAGGAGCCGATGGGGGCACATATGAAGCCGTGATGAACCGAGCCGTGCCAGACACAGCCCGCTACGGTTTAATATATAAGGCATGGTTCAGGTAAGCAGTTAAAAACATAGACATGTAGAGGTTTACGGTTTAGGCGAGGCCCTTGAGCATGGCTTCAGCCATTTCTTTCATTACTTGATAGGGGTCTTTTGCTTTCACTATCCCGGAGGCTACTAAGACCCCTATTGTGCCGAGTTTCACAGCTATGTAGGCGTCCTCGCCAGTCGTTATCCCAGCACCCGTTAGTATGGCTACGTCTTTATTGACCCGTCTAATCATGTCTACACTGTTAGTCACTACCTCCGGCTTAGCCTTGCTTACGCTTACACCTGTTCCAATTAGCTCGGGCGGTTCTACGGCAACCATGTCCGGTCCCAGTACTGCTACAGCAGCACCTGTTTCAGGCGTATCCGCACATACAAGTGTCTCGATGCTGAGTCTCCTTGCCTTCTTAACCAAATAGTTTATATCAGAGATTTTTAGCCTATGCTCACTATGGTTCAGTATTACACCATGTGCCCCCAGGTTCTTCAACCCCTCTAATGGTATAAACCCTGTAATAGCCCCGGGCTCCACTGGGTCAGCATGCTGGGCGAATACCTTTACCCCGGTATCTTTCACGGCTTCGATAACGCTTTTCAACTCGGTGAATGGTGGTGCAAGTATTACTTCTACACCGGTCTCTCTCCACACCCTGACAGCGTCTTTTGCTAATCTATAAGCGTTTTCACCAAAACTATGGGGGTAATAGGCCTTAAAATTCACGGCTAGCACTGGCTTAACCATGTCTCATCCACCATGTCTCGGCTGTGAGCTTAGCTTCCGGATAGCATATCACTATGCTTCTTCACTACCTTGGCTTCCTCACTTTTTACAAATCTATCCTTTAGCTTCTCAAGCACTAGTGGCAGCGTTGTATACTCCATCTCCTCGGGTCCAAGTCTATGGGGCATGAAGGGTCCATGTCTTCTCATATACTCAGCGATGAATTGAGCCAACCTCCTTGTCTCATCAAATGCTACGTCATCGAATAGATCAGCCGGTCCTATTAGTTTCCCATTAGAGATATTCCATCCTAAGGCTATGACTCTAGGCGGGCCATCAAACCTTGTCACCCTAGCGTACCTCATTGGCACAGGCATTAATGGCCCATGGTGGCTTCCCCTCATCCACCCAGCTACCAGGTGTGGGAAACTGAATGCTTCCAGTACCTCGCCAACAGCCGGTAACCCGTGTTGCGCCCTCACGATGGCAACTGGGTCATCTTTACCAACATACCTGCCTGCTATGAGGTTAAGTCTTTCAACGCTGACAACGGCGGCTAGTAGATTATCGCTCTTCCTATACACCCTCCTAACAATGTATCTGCCAGGAGTACCTATCAACGCGAGTATATCATACATTTCCTCGGGGGACTTCAATAAAACGCTTCTCCCCTCGAATACATCATATACTTCGAACACAAATCCATCATGCATCTTGGGATCTATTACGAGCCCAGCGGTATTGAATGGATCGGCGAACACTCTGAATAAAGGTAGGTTAAATGCGCCTGGCTCTGTTTTATCCGCGTGGAACGTTATAACTGGCTCAGCCTCCCTCTCCTCCATTTCAAGCTCAGCCACACCTGGGCCAAGTCCCTTCACGTTACCGGAGAAGGCTTCTGATAAAAGATCCTGGCCAGCCGCGTAGAGCTTTAGCTCGCGGGCTACCTTCGTAGCCGCCTTGAAGGCATCCCAGGCCAAGCCATGGATATCCGGGTGATCGGGTCCTTTCGTATGTGTCATTATTAACTGGATATCATCTCCAACATGGGTGACGTAGAAATCTACTATTAACCCCTTCTGCTTCGCCTCAGCAAGCATCTTTGTTACAGCAGCTAATTGATCTGGATGGGGCATGTGATGGCCTGCTATACTGCCTAGGTCTGCCTTGATAACTGAGAGAGTAATCTTCATACCCATGCTTACACCATGTTTAAGTATTTATATGAAAAACTAATAAATATTTCTATAAGAGTAATTTTATTTATTTCATTATTTGTTTAAAAGATTTAATCAGGTAGATAATATTCCCCACGAGTCCTCTGCTCCCTATCCATCACAGAGCCCGGCTTATTTATCCTTGGACGCCCGCTCTCACTATCCCTCCTCACAGTTATATCTAGTTCCTTGAGGAGCCTATTAAAGCCTGTCCTAATATCCACTGGGCCGGAGGCATAACCCTCTATACCGGGCTTACCCAGGAACACTATTATTTTATCGGAGATATAGTTCTGCATAAGTAGGTCGTGTTCCACTACAAGAGCAGTCTTACCTTTCTCCTCCACTATTCTACGTATGGTTTTCGCAGTAGTGATCCTTTCCTCGACGTCGAGGTATGCTGAGGGCTCATCTAGGAAGTAGAGATCGGCATCCCTTGCAAGGGCAACGGCTACGGCTAGTTTCTGTAATTCTCCACCGCTCAGCTCGTCAACCCTTCTATCAAGCATCTTATTTAATCCAAGTTTCCTCACCAGTTCGTTGTATAGCCATGACGATGGATCGAGGGCTGCCGGCGAGGCTGATTTAAGGTTAGCCATCACTGTCTCCTCACTGAATACTTTAGGGGATAACTCCTGTGGTTTCACGCTCACTTTCTCAGCAGATATTAATATGGCTTTCTCAGGGGACTCTATTTCCCCATTAAGTAGTTTCAGGAAGGTGGTTTTCCCAACACCATTAGGGCCCACTATTCCAAGTACTTCCCCTGCATATGCCTCCCCGGGTTCTACACGTAGTTTAAACCCTGATGACTCATACCGGTATTCTATAGCATCCCATTTAAGCACAGGATATGTGGTGACAACATCCCTTCTCTCCTGCATATGTATCCTGAATCTAAGCTCCTCATCCCTAATTCTCATGTTTTCAGCTGGTAGATACCCTTTGAGGTAATGGTTTATCCCTGTCCTAGTTCCATAGGGCTTCGATACTATACCGTATACGCCGGGTTCACCATAGACGACTACTATATTATCACTCATATAGTCCAGCACCATTAAGTCATGCTCCACTATTACAACGTAGTTTTTTTCATAGTTGCTGAACTCTCTTATAGCGCTAGCAACCCTTATCCTCTCTCTTATATCTAGGTAGCTGCAGGGTTCATCAAAGAAGTAAGCATTACCGTTTTTAACCAATACAGCGGCGACCAGGAATTTCTGTAGCTCTCCACCACTTAGCTCACCTATCTTTCTATCAAGGAGATGAGAGAGGTTAAGTTCATCGATTATGTCGCGCCATAAGCCTCTCTCATCAGCTTTCATAATAAGCTCTCTAACACTTCCCTTTAAGACTCTCCTAGCTGCCTCTATATACTGTGGTTTCACAACCGCCTTGATCTCGTTGTTAGCGAGCTTCGTGAAGTATGATTGTAGCTCGCTGCCTCTGAAGTACCTTATTATCGCATCCCATTCAGGTGGATTACTATAGTTGCCTAGATTCGGCTTTATCTGGCCAGCCAGTATTTTTATACTGGTAGACTTCCCGGCACCATTTCTACCTATCACGCCTAAGATGCCGCCTGTCCTTGGTGCTGGTAGATTATATAGTTTGAACATGTTTTCCCCATACCTGTGGACAAGTATTTTCTCAAGCTCGTCGGGTAGATTAACTATTGATATCGCGTTAAACGGGCATTTCTTAACACATATACCGCATCCTATACATGTCTCCTCGTATATTACAACATATTTGCCGTCGCTGCTTAACTCTATGGCCTTCTTCCTCTTCCCCCTGTTGACCGGGCAGAACCTAATACATTCAAGACTACATTTATCTGGTTTACAATAGTTTCTATCCACTACAGCTGTCCTAACCATTTACACCCCCTCTAGCAGTATTAATATATTACTTGGCTGGTTGCCCGCTCTATGAGATATAAAAATTATAGTTACGTATTTTTATCTCGGTAGAGCGGCTTCCACAGCATGATGACTGGTGACGGCTCTGAGGAATCTATGATGAGTAAAAGAATGGCTGAGCTTAACTAATCAGACTCCTCTGAGCTACCTTCTTCCCGCTCTAACTCCTCTAAAAGGACCTCATAGTACTCGCTAAGAATCTCTCTTTCCTCCGGTGAAAGCTTTGTTTCCTTGGTCTCAGTTGCCTGTGCCGTTACAACCCTTTTGCTGGCGTCTACTTGGTATTTAACACTGTACTTATCTCTCCTCTTATCCATCCTAACCTCGTAGCCGCATTTATTGCACTTTAGAACAGTCTCCCCATCTTTCTTAACAGGTATCAATGGGCTTCCACATCTAGGGCAGAGCTTAACCACTTCCTCCACCATTCCCTATACGTCTTAACTAATGCTAGTTAAACCAGGTTATAAAGATTTGGTTTCTACGGAAAACAGTGCCGAGAAGAAGTGATGACTGTGGGTACATATTTCAATCTTTAAAAATCCTCTATACAATCTGTTAAACAGGTATGGTTGTAAAAGTAGCAGTGGAGTGATGGATATGGGTAAGGTAAGGATCAGAATAGTTAAGAGAACGGCACGTGATCTACTGGAGAAATACCCGGACCTATTCACCCATGATTTCCAGCATAATAAGGTAGTTGTATCCAGGCTTGTGGAGACACAGTCCAAGAAGATGCGGAATTTAATAGCTGGATATGTCACGCATCTAGTGTCTCTCCGCTTGAAACGTGAGGCAGCGGCCAAGCAATGAGTAACAACATACTCGATGTCTCTAGGCTTTTAGGTAACACTTACAGGATACGGTTCCTAGGTAGAGATATCTATGTAGAGATAGGTATCTGTAGCAAGACATGTGATTCTCTTGATGAAGAAATAGCCTCCTTAAACCCCGCTGATAACAGTGTCCTAGCCATTATTCCTCAAAGTATGGTTTCAAACGTCTCCCAGATAATTCAGGGAGCAATACATTTAATAATATACGAGGACAGGTTAACCAGGTTTAGAAATAAAGGGCTACTATTAATGATGCTCTCAACAGGTTATAATCAAATATCTGAGATGCTTTTAGAAGCAAGAAAGATGTTCAGTAAGGATAACGAATACTATCTGGTAAAAGTATACAGGGATAGCACCGAAACACAGTCTCTCTCATCGAGGAGTATAACAGGGAATTGTAGACCTGTCGAAGAACCCAAATGCGGTGAAGACTGTTTAAGATTACTTGTAAAAAACTTGTCTGTCTTACTGGGATTACTGTAGTGTCTCTACCATTCCTCTTCTTCCCACTCTTCTTCTTCCCATTCTTCCTCTTCCCACTCTTCTTCCCATTCCTCTTCCCACTCTTCCTCAAGCCATATCTTCACTATTCCTACACCCCTCCACGTATCAAGGATTATTTTGAATCCTGAGGGTATTTAAATAAACACTTCTAATCCCTTAATCTGACCTCTCCCTGCCCTGAGGTGCGAGGTTTTTCAGTTGTAAAAGACTTCCCCGATGATCAGGGCTGAAATGCTGGATGTGTTCTTCTATATATCTTAGAGCTATGGGTAGACCGAATATACATCTTCAGGAAGCTTATGGATCCTAAATCAAGGCTATAGATTTACTGGTGGACCTAGCTCCCGAGATCCCCCCCCCCCGGGAAACCACGTTAAGGGCTGAAGTATAACCACGAGGAATCCGGGGATGATCATAAAAGACGATGAAAACTGCTCTCAGGCGAACGGTATTTGTGGTTGGCCCGGCTAGATCCCGAGGTGAATGAATATTATAAGGGTAAAGAAGCTTGCCAACGGTATAGTGATGTTGTCATCTATTCTCTTACTTACCTCGAAGTGTTCTACTATACTTGCCACTATAGCTGATATTAAACCGGCTATCCCAGCCAGGATGTACCCTACTGGAGCTGTAGCAACGAGCATGGCTAGGTTACCATACCAGGACTTGTTTCTCTTATTGTATAAGAGGTTTCTAACAATACCTGTTACTCCATCTCCAAACGACATAAATGAAACCGGTATAACCCCATATATCCAGTCCCTGAAAATAATCCATGATAAAATCATGACTACTCCCCACATAATTATAAAGTGTACCTCGTTAATGTTATCTGGGTCCTGGAACCAATAGAGTAGTTGCCGTTTCTTATGTGGTAGGTATACGGCTACAGCTAATATAATTATCATGGGTATAATCGTGTAGGGTGTTTCATAGCGTAATAGAGGTATTAGAATAGATACCACGCCTCCGGCGAGTATGTGTATGATTTTCCTATTATAGTAGACAGCCTTTATATGTGATGCACCATGCTTAATCATCAGGTTATATGTGTAACGGGTTAATGGGTAAACCACTATTATTACCCATACCAGCAAGGTGATCGTATAAAATAACTCCCTAGCTAGTTGGATAGTAATCAACCCCATATTTGATGCACCAGTTTCCACACCAGGGATATGTCCTGAATCATATTTTACTTATTAGGAATGATTCACAATAAATATAATTAATGATTTAATCACTACTAATACCTTGGGGATTCCCCCAGCACTCCTTAATAAGCCTCCTCAGCTTCACTAGTTTGGTGGCTGTCCCAATATCTATTGCAAGTGCCTGGGATACTTCTCCACTGGTGAAAACAACATTGGTGTTTTTCTCTAATTCCACTACCTTATCATATAATTCACTGGGTACAGCCCAGTGAATTATCCTTCCATTTCTCACCGCTACAACTATGTGGGCGTCTTTCACTCTGAGAATATAGGTGTCCTTTAGTATGCATGTAGATAACTTTAATTCATTAACGTAGTCCATGTACTCTCTCCTAATATAAAACCTCCCTCCCTTCTCCTCCACTATCCCGCTTTTAACCAGCCACCATAATGCCCTCTTAACCAGCTGCATTCTTAAATCAATAATGCTCCTTAACTCTTCTATGCTCGCCCCCTGTGTAGAGTATATGGCGTAGATGAAGGGGTATAACCATGGATTCGATATTATAAACGAGTACAGGATCTTCCCAGGCCTAGCCACTCCCTTATCAGAGCCAATAGAGTTACCCAATAAGCCACACCCATCTTTTATTCCTAGTGATTAAACAATGGTTTTAAAAGTATGTGCTGATGAAGCGTCTGCGTTTCCCTGCTTGCTTCAACCTGGTTGAGATAAACCTCATATTTAAAGCGATACATGGATTCTAAACTATTATAGCCGTGAGGGTGGATTATATGGAGTATAAGGTTAAAGATCTCGCTCTAGCTCCACAGGGGAATGCGAAGATCTCCTGGGCTGAGCAAAACATGCCGGTATTGATGCTGCTGAGGAAACGGCACAGTGCTTTAAAACCCCTTAAAGGAGTTAGGGTTGGCGCCGTCCTTCATGTAACCAAGGAGACGGCTGTATTAATGAAGGCATTCGTTGATGCGGGGGCAGAGGTCGTGTTAGCTGGAAGTAATCCGCTTTCAACACAGGACGATATAGCGGCTGCCCTAGTCGAATACGGTGTACACGTGTATGCCTGGAGAGGACAGTCCTCCAGTGAATACTACTGGTGCCTTGAGAAAATAATTGAGTGGAGGCCGCAAATAGTATTGGATGATGGTGCTGATCTCCACGCCTTAATACATGAGAAACACCTAGACCTTGCTGAACAAATAATCGGTGGTACAGAGGAGACTACTACAGGGGTTATAAGGCTTAAAGCCTTGGAGAGAGAAGGGCTACTTAAATACCCTGTGATAGCCGTGAATAATGCCTATACAAAGCACATGTTCGACAATAGGTATGGAACCGGGCAGAGCACCTTCGATGGAATACTTAGAGCCACCAACATCCTTATAGCTGGAAAAATAGTTGTAGTAGCTGGTTATGGCTGGGTTGGTAAAGGCATAGCGATGAGAGCCAGAGGTCTTGGAGCCAGAAGAGTCATAGTCACAGAGGTCAATCCCATAAGGGCTCTTGAAGCAATATATGATGGCTTCGAGGTAATGCCCATGAGTGAAGCCGCTGAGATAGGCGATATATTCATAACTACAACCGGTAATAAAGCTGTTATAAGGAGGGAGCACTTCGAGAAAATGAAGAATGGGGCTATCTTGGCTAATGCTGGACATTTCAATGTAGAGGTATGGATACCGGATCTAGAGGAGTTAGCAAGGTCTAAGAGACATGTGCTACCATATGTTACAGAGTATGAGTTAAGGGATGGGAGAAAGATATATCTACTGGCTGAGGGGAGACTCGTAAACCTCGTGGCAGCCGAGGGGCATCCAAGTGAGGTCATGGATATGAGCTTTGCCAACCAGTTCTTAGCCTCACTATACCTTATGGATAACAAGGGTAAGCTGCCCTTAAGGGTCATGAATCCACCGCTTGAGCTAGATGAAATGGTTGCATCGCTGAAACTGGAGTCGATGGGTGTGAGAATAGACTCGATGACGCGTGAGCAGGAGGAGTATGTTAAATCATGGAGGCATGGAACTTGACCACCTGGTGTACTCTATGGGCTTCATTAAGCGTAAACCCAGCGATAGGGAGCTAGATGAGTTAAGATGGATCGCTAAAATACAGTTCGGCGTAGGCAGAGACTTCATACCCGACGACATAGATGTTGTTTTAAGCCGGAGCACTCTTAAAATACGTCTCCTACTATTAAATGGTGAAAAATATTTAACGCTGAGGGCTGGAGACTACAGGTTCAACCTTCACATAGCCTCAGGTAAAGTCCTCAACAGGATTCTTCCCCACCCAAAATACAGGGTATACATTAAAGACGAGTGTATCGAATTCGTTGCCGGAGGAGGGAATTTATTCAATAAGCATGTCTTAATGGCCGACCCCGGTATCAAGCCAAATGATGAGGTACTGGTTACATCGAGCAATGGAGAACTCATAGCTGTTGGCCGGGCTATCATACCTGGCTTTGAAATGGTTTACTATAAAAGAGGGGAAGCTGTTAGAGTTAGGGAGGGTGTTAAAAAATGAGTTCATCGATATCCCTTGTTAAGACGTCAGAACTCGATCTACGTGAGCTAAGCCCATCATACTTTATAACTGGCTATCAAGGATTCGGTATGCTAGGATACCTAACCACGAGGCATATTGTGCGTGAGCTCAAACT
It encodes the following:
- a CDS encoding 30S ribosomal protein S17e; the protein is MGKVRIRIVKRTARDLLEKYPDLFTHDFQHNKVVVSRLVETQSKKMRNLIAGYVTHLVSLRLKREAAAKQ
- a CDS encoding zf-TFIIB domain-containing protein → MVKLCPRCGSPLIPVKKDGETVLKCNKCGYEVRMDKRRDKYSVKYQVDASKRVVTAQATETKETKLSPEEREILSEYYEVLLEELEREEGSSEESD
- the ahcY gene encoding adenosylhomocysteinase, with protein sequence MEYKVKDLALAPQGNAKISWAEQNMPVLMLLRKRHSALKPLKGVRVGAVLHVTKETAVLMKAFVDAGAEVVLAGSNPLSTQDDIAAALVEYGVHVYAWRGQSSSEYYWCLEKIIEWRPQIVLDDGADLHALIHEKHLDLAEQIIGGTEETTTGVIRLKALEREGLLKYPVIAVNNAYTKHMFDNRYGTGQSTFDGILRATNILIAGKIVVVAGYGWVGKGIAMRARGLGARRVIVTEVNPIRALEAIYDGFEVMPMSEAAEIGDIFITTTGNKAVIRREHFEKMKNGAILANAGHFNVEVWIPDLEELARSKRHVLPYVTEYELRDGRKIYLLAEGRLVNLVAAEGHPSEVMDMSFANQFLASLYLMDNKGKLPLRVMNPPLELDEMVASLKLESMGVRIDSMTREQEEYVKSWRHGT
- a CDS encoding PUA domain-containing protein; amino-acid sequence: MGFIKRKPSDRELDELRWIAKIQFGVGRDFIPDDIDVVLSRSTLKIRLLLLNGEKYLTLRAGDYRFNLHIASGKVLNRILPHPKYRVYIKDECIEFVAGGGNLFNKHVLMADPGIKPNDEVLVTSSNGELIAVGRAIIPGFEMVYYKRGEAVRVREGVKK
- the fbp gene encoding fructose-1,6-bisphosphate aldolase/phosphatase; the protein is MGMKITLSVIKADLGSIAGHHMPHPDQLAAVTKMLAEAKQKGLIVDFYVTHVGDDIQLIMTHTKGPDHPDIHGLAWDAFKAATKVARELKLYAAGQDLLSEAFSGNVKGLGPGVAELEMEEREAEPVITFHADKTEPGAFNLPLFRVFADPFNTAGLVIDPKMHDGFVFEVYDVFEGRSVLLKSPEEMYDILALIGTPGRYIVRRVYRKSDNLLAAVVSVERLNLIAGRYVGKDDPVAIVRAQHGLPAVGEVLEAFSFPHLVAGWMRGSHHGPLMPVPMRYARVTRFDGPPRVIALGWNISNGKLIGPADLFDDVAFDETRRLAQFIAEYMRRHGPFMPHRLGPEEMEYTTLPLVLEKLKDRFVKSEEAKVVKKHSDMLSGS
- the tpiA gene encoding triose-phosphate isomerase, whose product is MVKPVLAVNFKAYYPHSFGENAYRLAKDAVRVWRETGVEVILAPPFTELKSVIEAVKDTGVKVFAQHADPVEPGAITGFIPLEGLKNLGAHGVILNHSEHRLKISDINYLVKKARRLSIETLVCADTPETGAAVAVLGPDMVAVEPPELIGTGVSVSKAKPEVVTNSVDMIRRVNKDVAILTGAGITTGEDAYIAVKLGTIGVLVASGIVKAKDPYQVMKEMAEAMLKGLA
- a CDS encoding dolichol kinase, with the translated sequence MGLITIQLARELFYTITLLVWVIIVVYPLTRYTYNLMIKHGASHIKAVYYNRKIIHILAGGVVSILIPLLRYETPYTIIPMIIILAVAVYLPHKKRQLLYWFQDPDNINEVHFIIMWGVVMILSWIIFRDWIYGVIPVSFMSFGDGVTGIVRNLLYNKRNKSWYGNLAMLVATAPVGYILAGIAGLISAIVASIVEHFEVSKRIDDNITIPLASFFTLIIFIHLGI
- a CDS encoding ribosome biogenesis/translation initiation ATPase RLI, whose product is MVRTAVVDRNYCKPDKCSLECIRFCPVNRGKRKKAIELSSDGKYVVIYEETCIGCGICVKKCPFNAISIVNLPDELEKILVHRYGENMFKLYNLPAPRTGGILGVIGRNGAGKSTSIKILAGQIKPNLGNYSNPPEWDAIIRYFRGSELQSYFTKLANNEIKAVVKPQYIEAARRVLKGSVRELIMKADERGLWRDIIDELNLSHLLDRKIGELSGGELQKFLVAAVLVKNGNAYFFDEPCSYLDIRERIRVASAIREFSNYEKNYVVIVEHDLMVLDYMSDNIVVVYGEPGVYGIVSKPYGTRTGINHYLKGYLPAENMRIRDEELRFRIHMQERRDVVTTYPVLKWDAIEYRYESSGFKLRVEPGEAYAGEVLGIVGPNGVGKTTFLKLLNGEIESPEKAILISAEKVSVKPQELSPKVFSEETVMANLKSASPAALDPSSWLYNELVRKLGLNKMLDRRVDELSGGELQKLAVAVALARDADLYFLDEPSAYLDVEERITTAKTIRRIVEEKGKTALVVEHDLLMQNYISDKIIVFLGKPGIEGYASGPVDIRTGFNRLLKELDITVRRDSESGRPRINKPGSVMDREQRTRGEYYLPD